The Leadbetterella byssophila DSM 17132 DNA window TAAGTATTCAGGGAAGGGTCACTTGGATCAATACCTAAGGTGATTAGATTCTTGAATTGATTATAGAAGAGTCCCAATGTGGATTTGTAAGTTCTATGCTTTTGGAAAGTCAAAAAAGCGTTAAAGCTATCCGAAGTTTCTGCTTGTAGGTCTTTATTCCCCTTTATGGAGTGACTAGCGTCAAAGAATGTGAAATATAATTCTCTGAGCGCAGGCGACCTAAAGCCTCTAGAGTAAGCTAGTCTAAGGTCTAAATTATTATAAATCTGCCATTTTGTATGAATAGATGGAATCAATGGCGGGGCATCATATACGGAATTATAGATGGTTCGGAAGCCAGGTCTGAATTTTAGCCTCTTGTTTACATTATATTCTACTGATGCGAAATAGGAATAATCGTTAATATTTGGGGTTCCCGTTATTCTTTCACCCGATGCAGAGCTTAGATTTAATTCTACGCCGTGTTGGAAAGAGATGTCGGGCCGGAATTGATGCAATCCCATCAAACGTAAAAAGGCCTGATTATTTTTTGCTTCGTCTTGATTCCCGAAGGTAGATAAAGTTCTTCTCTTTGTGAGGAGATCTATATCTGTGGTCTGAGTGTTTCTTTGATAGTCTGTATAGGATGCTGATATAGTGAGAGTGGTTTTGGAATTGATTTCAGCTTGTCCTTGCAACTGATGGAACCAGCGTTTGCTTATATAATATTGATCAGTGGCGTTTGGATTTTGGGTGTTCGTGTTGATATATATATTTCCTAAAGATTTTAAGGTTTCATCAGTGCCATTAAAGCGGTACCATATATTTCCATTCTTGGCCTTATAACCTATTTGGGCAAAACCTAAATATTGTTCTTTAGGCATCCAATCTTTTTTTCTTCCCTCTGCTTTCCCTTGATATCCTCCGAAAAAATTTCTGGTAAATCCTAAGGCAGTTTCTATATTTTTGATGGATTTGCTCATTTGAAGCGAACTATAGTGCGCGCCTTTATTCTGGAATAAGTTATATTCTTTTCCAGCAGTTTCTTCCTGTATTTTTGCTGATAAACTAAAATCTTGAGGCTGCTTACTTATGATGTTAATTACTCCGGCTAAGGCGTCAGATCCATAGCTTACAGACATAGGTCCTTCTACAATTTCAATCCTTTCAACATTATAAATATCGATTTGCCCTAGGCTTTCTCGAGTAGAACCTCTATCCAAAAGAGGTATCCCATCTAATAGAATTTTTACATTTTGACCGGACATTCCCATTAATTCTATATCAGAGGTTCCTAATGTGAGGTCATTGGAAAAGCGCATACCTAATTCGGTACTGAGAATAGACTGTAGGTTAGTGGCTCCACGTAATCGGATTAATTCCGGACCTATTACTCGTACGTTGTACACGGAGTTTCGCAGGGATTGGGCAGAGTGTTGACCGGTAACTACAATTTCATCCAGAACTTTGGGGGATAGTTGAATTTGTCCTATATGAAAGTCTTGCTTACTTCCGAATTCTAATGTTTTTGCTTCATAAGAGATATGTTCGAATAGGATTCTGATGTTTCCGGGTGGAACATACAAAGTGAAATTTCCATCATTATCTGTAAGGCAAAACTGGTCAAAGGCAGAAACGCGTACACCAACGATTGGTTCTTTGGTATCGTTTATGGTTCCACTCAGTTTAATGTGCTGCGCCTGAGCAGTCAAGGTCAGTAAACAGAGTAAAAAACTTCTCATTTTGACTTAAATTAATTTAGACTAATTAAAAATTAAGCAAAACTATGAAGAATCGCGCCCTTGTCGCAAGATTTATTTATAATAATTTTAAATAAGGCTCTGCTGATCTAAGTAAAAAGCAAGTGAGACATTGAAAAGTACAATTTTAATTATCCCTAAGGTTTTCACCAATCGCTTTTCTCAGTGCTTGATAGGGGCGTAAACCATTGGAGCGGAAAGATTTTGAGGGTTCATCTAAAGCGTTTTTCAAACGTCTTCTATCATCATTTCCAAGATCTTTCCCTTGTTTCTCCCCATAATCATAGCCAGTGGCATAACTGCTGATTCTCGCAGATTCCCGGGCCAACCTGATTTTTTCAGTAATGGACAGGATTTGATCGTTGATTTTTTGGGCTTCCGATTTTAAGGTATCAAGGTCCGGTAGCAGGTCCAACCCTTTTTGGTAGTGTTCCAAAGTAGCGGCATATTCAAAACGAGGAGTTTCGATCTGAACCATTTGCTTTCTTAACTTCTTGATTCTCCTTCGGGATCTGTTGATACTAGGATTATGCCAAATCCACCGTTTCCAGTAGGAACTAAGAATGGGGAAGGCAATTCCAAAGCAGATAGCTCCTGCAATGGCAAACAATACCCCACTTAAGACAAAGGATGCCAAGGCCCACGGACTAGTGACTAATTCCTTATTATAGGCATCTATTTCCTTCATCTTCTCTTCTATTTTTAAAAGGATAGTTGGATCTTCTTTCACCTCCGTTCCTTGAATCAAAGGAGTACTGGCAAGTTGCAATGATTTTATTTCTCTATTGATACTATCCTTTAGTTTTTCTGCTTTATACGCTTCATACCTGAAGAATCCTAAGACTGCCAAAGTGATAACAGAAATCAACACCAAGGTACCCTGAAAGAATCTATGTAGTTTTTGTGTTTTGTCTGTAGGATTCTTGAGGTAGGGTTCTTCAATGAGTCTTTCGTAGGCAGGTTTCAATAGGAATGTCACTCCAGCAAGTCCACAGGCAAATGCCCATGCTTCCTTGTCATTCTTAATATTTAAAGCATATGCTACGATTTCGTGGCTGATGATCAAATCTCCAAACAAGAAAACGATACCGGCAAAGAAATAGATTATTCCGGCTAGAAGAGGGTAGTGTAAAGGATTTTTGGATTTCTCATTTTTGGCTTCCACTATCCGCTGCTGGAAGTCTTCAACCTGTTCTTGCAAATGACTTACTTCTAGTTTTTTGCTGTCATGCTGAGGTTTGACTTCATGTATAGCTTCGAGGATCTGAAGCTTTTTAGAGGTAATATCCTGAATCTTTTTTTCGAGCTCTTCTTGCTGATCTACTAACTGCGCTTTGGCGTCTTCCAGCCATTCCAGGGAAACTTCACTGGAGAGGTAATCTTCAAAATAGGTCTTATCTAATCCATCTACTCCGTGTTCTATTCCTTTTTTATAATCTTCGTTCATTTTTGTACAATCTTAGCGTTTTCGAAACGGTATTGTTTGGCCAACTGGTATTCACTAAGGAATAAATGGATAGCTGATTCTTTCTCTGCAGTGATTCTTTGGATCTGGGCTTCTACTTCGTTGAGGGTTTGAACGATATTCCATTTCTGGATACGAATCTCCTCCATTTCTTTTTCCAAGGCATCAGAAGTTGAAGGCCACTCTTTATGGGCAAGTTTCTTATTCTTATTAAGACTCCAATTGTTTTTGAACTTATCCCATTCCCATTTCCATTTGCTGATGGTACTCAACAATAATTTACCTGTAAGTAGGAATAGGAATAAGGTAAAAGTGAAGTAAGCCATGGCCTTGTACCAAGTAAAATGTGGCCAAATCTGAGCCAAAAGAAATAAAGAAGCTGCTAGCGGCATGCCCCATTCTTCCAGGGCTCTTCTCCACGTGACAGGTTCACTAGTATGTATTAAGGCGGTATAGGCGTATAAACTAAACATACCGCTTAGAAAAACGCCCCATGCTATCCAATTCGCATCTTTCGGATAGGCATATTGAATCCCATCTTTGATCAGGAAATAATTAGCAAAACACATGAAGATGGCTAAGGCTAAACCAATACTAACCCTCAATAATCCGTGTGGTTCTGTACTTAGGGAGAGGGTTTGGGAGATCTTCAATTGATTATCCTCTAGCTTTTTATTTTTTTGTTCCAAAATCAAGTTTAGCTCTCCAATTTTCTCATGCAGGTGCATTTTCTTTTGGTTAGGAGAGGCGAGGACTTGTTCATAAGTGGATTCTATAATCTTTATTTTTTCAGTAGGTTCAGAACCGCTTAAGCCAAAAAGTACTCCTTCATCTCTGAGCAGGTCTTCTTGTTTTAACCAGGTAGGAAGTTCAATTTCCGGTATAGGGATATCCTCCTCGAATTTCACATCCGGAGTGGGTGTTTGAAAAAGGGAACTTAAGCTTAGCATGCGATAAAGTGTTTGGAGATAAGCACTTGATTTACCTATTAACTTCAATATTCCGTAAAAATTTTCTTAGGGACTGCAATATTTTTATAGGCGGTAAAAAACAAGTATAGATGCAGGTATATAGCCCTAATGTTTTCTAAATTTGCTATATGAAACTACATTTTAGGAAAACGGGAGAAGGTAAGCCATTAGTGGTTTTACACGGAGTGTTTGGCTCTTCAGATAATCTGCATACGGTTTGTAAGCAGATTGGAGAGGCGGGTTATGAGGTTTATATGGTAGATGCCAGAAACCATGGCCAGTCAGAAAGAGGTGAAGACTTTAATTATCAGGTTTTAGCTCAAGATTTAGATGAATTCTTGTCGGAGCAAGGATTAGATAAGCCTTTTTTATTAGGGCATAGTATGGGAGGTAAAACAGTCCTTTATTATTCTCAGCACTATGTGAATTACTCGGGCTTGATTCTAGTAGATATTGCAGCTCGGGGATATAAGAGACATCATGATCATATAATCCAGGGACTACAAGCAATAGATCCAAAGGCCATAACCTCCAGGAAGGAAGCCGAGGAGATTTTTAGTCAATATGTGACAGATCCAGGGGAGAGGCAGTTTCTGTTAAAGAATCTTTACAGGACGGATGACGGGGCTTTTGATTGGAGAATCAATGTCCCGGTATTAGCCGCTAATGCAGGAGAGGTTGTGGCAAACATAGAATTGGCAAAAGAAGTAGATGTTCCTTTGTTATTAATGCGTGGGGGCGCCTCAAATTATGTAAGAGATTCTGATTTTGATGAGGTGAAAGCCTACTATCCTAAAGCAGAATTACTGACTGTGCCAGGTGCAAACCACTGGGTACATGCTACGAATTCTACTGGTTTTGTCAGCGGAGTCCTAAATTTTCTAAAAAGAATTTGATTTTAAGTGGATTAGGAAAAAAGCCGGTCATTCGACCGGCTTTTTTTTGTTCATATACCTAGAAGAATAGTATAATATTTAATCAAAAGGTCAATAAAATCTAAAAAAAATAATACTTGACGACTGAATAAATAAAATATTTTAATATTATTGTGACTTCATTGTATTTTTATTACAAATAATTGTCAAAACCCAATAACTATGGTCAGAAAATTACTTATGCTTATCAGCCTTTTTGTCTCGATAGGCATGAACGCTATGGCGCAAACCGTCTCTGGTAGAGTGAGTTCTGCTGCAGACGGATCTGATGCTCCCGGAGTAAGTGTCACGGTAAAGGGCAGTACCACTGCTACCATCACTGATGCCTCCGGAGAATATCAAATATCTGCGTCACCGAATAGCACTCTTGTCTTCTCTGCTGTTGGCTTTATCACTCAGGAAGTACCAGTTAACGGTAGAACAGTGGTAAATGTGAGCTTAGCAGAAGATAACACCTTGCTAGATGAAGTTGTGGTTACTGCCTTAGGTGTGGCAAGGCAACAAAAATCCCTTGGTTACGCCACAACAACTATTAAATCTGCCGACCTTATTAAAGTAGGAAACACTAACTTAGCTTCATCCCTTTATGGTAAAGCTCCTGGTGTACGTATCGCCACAGGTCCAGGTGGAGCTACCAGTGCATCTAACATTACCATTCGTGGGATCAACTCTATCACCGGAAGAAACCAGCCTCTGATTATATTAGATGGTGTGCCTATCCGTAGTGAAGAAGTTTCAAACAACAATTACTGGGATGATCAACGTCAACGCGGTAATGGCTTAAATGACATTAACCCTGAAGATATTGAAAACCTTACTATCTTAAAAGGAGCATCGGCTGCTGCCCTGTACGGGTCAGAAGCGGTGAATGGTGTGGTTTTAATCACTACTAAAAGAGCACAACAAGGGAAAAGAGGGTTAAATCTTGATTTTAATGCCAATTACTCCGTTGATCAAGTTGCCTATCTTCCTAGGTTCCAAACCGTTAGAGGTGCAGGTGGGCCTACGATTTTGGTGAATGCAGGACAGGATGAATTAGGTTTTATCAAGTATGCTGATGGCAGCAGAGGCCTTCCGGAGACGGGAGTGAACTTTGGCGCCTTATTTGATGGACAGCCCATTCGTTCGTGGGATGGTCAAATGAGACCTTATTCTGCGCAACCGGATGGATATAAAAACCTATTTCAAGATGCTCATAATTCAAATATAAATGTGGCTTTGTCGCAAGCTAACGACTTCGCATCTTTCCGTTTCTCCTTAACCCGTCAGGATAATGAAGGGGTAAGTTTGAATGCTAAAAACGAAAGGAACATAGCCAACTTAAATACTTCTTTGAATCTATCTAAGGCGTGGAAGGCAGATATCACCATCAACTACATTAATCAGTTGACTAAAAACCGTCCTTACTCTACAGACCGCATGATAAATAACTTCACCGGTATGTTAGGTACCTTTGATAATGGTCTTTGGTACAGAGAAAAATATCAAACCAGTCTGGGATATAGATTTGTTCAAGGTGCTTCCGGTCAAAGTTTGACACCGAATGAAAACATTATTTACAATGGATTCAGAGGAGATATCGCTGATTATATGTGGAGAGTGTACAGACACCAGTCGCTCGAAAAAAGTGATAGGGTTCTGGCCAGTTTAACCAATACTTTCCAGATCTTGAAGGATTTAAATTTAAGAGCGAGGGTCTCAACTGACTTCACTGGATTTAATGCAGAAGAGAAGAAAGCTACGGAAAGACCTCTGGCTTTTGGCTCCTCTGGGGAATTTGTAACTCAGAATAACAAGTACAATATTCTTTACGGCGATTTGCTATTAACCTATACCAAGAGATTTAATGATGATTTCTCCATGAGCATCATGGGAGGATACACGGCAACTAAATCTCAGAATACCTTCCTTTCCGCCGGAACTAATGGAGGTTTGAGTACAGAGAATAAATTTGACTTGACATCTTCAGTGAATGATCGCCTTAATGTTTCTCTTAAACGTACTAACCGACTCATTGATGCTGTGTTAGGAACAGTGAATTTTGACTACAAAGGTTTTGCATTTATCGAGGGAACCATCAGGAGAGACCGCACCTCTACCATGAATCCGAATAATAACTCCTTTGTTTACCCTTCAGTAAACGCCAGCTTTGTTTTCTCTGAAGCTTTGGATATGCCAAGCTTTGTGAACTATGGTAAGCTTAGAGCTTCCTGGGGTATTGTAGGTAATTATCCGGATCCATACGTAGCTAATGTAGCCTATGATCAAAGAACACTAGGCTCTACTCAGTATACCTTTATTCCTGTAGCTATGGGTAATGACGGTATTCGTCCTGAACGTAAACATGAGTTTGAGATTGGTTTGGAAACAAGACTAGCAGATAAAGTACATCTGGATGTAGCTTATTATAACTCGCAGATCGTAGACCAAATCCTACCATTGACTTTGCCTAGTTCTTCAGGTGGTACTTCAGTATTGACAAACATTGGTACCTTAAGAAACAAAGGTATTGAGGTAGGAATTAATACAAACCTAATTACTGCCAAAGATTATAGCTTGAATCTTGGTATTAACTATGCTTGGAACAAGAACGTGGTGGAGAAGTTAACTAATGACGCTACTGAATTGCTTCATGCCGATTATGATGGACAAGCAGCCCAGTTAAAATCTGTGGTTGGCTCTGCTATGGGTGACCTGTTTGTGCCGCCGGTAGCCGAAGCTCCGGACGGACAAAAAATAGTGAGAGCGGATGGCTTATACCAATTAGACGCTACAAAATGGAAGAAAGTGGGTAATACTCAGCCTAAAGGTGTGGGTGGTATAAGTTTAGATGCAACTTATAAGAATTTCTTTGTGAATGTAATGACTGACTTCAGAATAGGAGGATACGTTATGCCTACAGGGATCAACTGGATGCATTCGCGCGGTATGACAGAAGAAAGTTTGAAATTCATGGACAAAGAAAGTGGTGGTCTTTCCTATTATATAGATGCCAGTGGCAAAGGGGTACAGACTACTGCAAATGCCGGTCCTAACGGGGAAAAGGTGTTCCATGACGGAATGCTCATGGAAGGTGTGATCCAAGTAGTAGAAGATGGAGTAACCAAATATCTACCTAACACTAACGTGATTTCGCAGGCATTGTATTATCAGAGAACCTACAACTGGGGTGGACCTCAGTACGGTGCTGCCAGATATGAATTGTTTATTGAGGAAGCTACTTACTGGAAAATGAGAGAGCTATCAGTAGGTTACAATTTGCCATCTAAGGTAGCATCTAAATTGGGTGCATCTAAAATCAATGTTTCTGTTTACGGACGTAACCTCTTCTTTATCTATAGAAAGTTGAAAGACTTAGATCCTGAGGTACTTACTGCCGGTTCCAGATGGAGTCAGACCATCAATAACGCAGGTACTAACCCGGCTACGAGAGGATTTGGTATAATGTTAAGATCGACCTTTTAATTGAAAAAGATGAAAAAAATATATGCATTGGCACTAATGGTAATAATGAGTGCCTGTCAAAAAGAAGATTTCGAAGATTTCTATGCGGATCCTTCTAAATTGAATACAACTACGGTAGAGAAGCAATTCACAGGTTTTATATTTAGTAATAAAGACTATGCCCTACCTAGTTATTGGAACTACTTCGTCATTCATAGGATCACAAATAACCGTTATACTCAGGCGGTGACTTGGGCTAATGATATTGACCAGTACATC harbors:
- a CDS encoding alpha/beta fold hydrolase, whose translation is MKLHFRKTGEGKPLVVLHGVFGSSDNLHTVCKQIGEAGYEVYMVDARNHGQSERGEDFNYQVLAQDLDEFLSEQGLDKPFLLGHSMGGKTVLYYSQHYVNYSGLILVDIAARGYKRHHDHIIQGLQAIDPKAITSRKEAEEIFSQYVTDPGERQFLLKNLYRTDDGAFDWRINVPVLAANAGEVVANIELAKEVDVPLLLMRGGASNYVRDSDFDEVKAYYPKAELLTVPGANHWVHATNSTGFVSGVLNFLKRI
- a CDS encoding TonB-dependent receptor, encoding MRSFLLCLLTLTAQAQHIKLSGTINDTKEPIVGVRVSAFDQFCLTDNDGNFTLYVPPGNIRILFEHISYEAKTLEFGSKQDFHIGQIQLSPKVLDEIVVTGQHSAQSLRNSVYNVRVIGPELIRLRGATNLQSILSTELGMRFSNDLTLGTSDIELMGMSGQNVKILLDGIPLLDRGSTRESLGQIDIYNVERIEIVEGPMSVSYGSDALAGVINIISKQPQDFSLSAKIQEETAGKEYNLFQNKGAHYSSLQMSKSIKNIETALGFTRNFFGGYQGKAEGRKKDWMPKEQYLGFAQIGYKAKNGNIWYRFNGTDETLKSLGNIYINTNTQNPNATDQYYISKRWFHQLQGQAEINSKTTLTISASYTDYQRNTQTTDIDLLTKRRTLSTFGNQDEAKNNQAFLRLMGLHQFRPDISFQHGVELNLSSASGERITGTPNINDYSYFASVEYNVNKRLKFRPGFRTIYNSVYDAPPLIPSIHTKWQIYNNLDLRLAYSRGFRSPALRELYFTFFDASHSIKGNKDLQAETSDSFNAFLTFQKHRTYKSTLGLFYNQFKNLITLGIDPSDPSLNTYLNIDKHKTTGLTFNQNLIFKNATITLGLSEIGRYNQLEGKDFLFSTEINSTIIYKIPKWKASANLYYKYTGKLPRYVAENINGEIKARQTKSEDYHIADLTFNKQLGKNLELILGAKNLFNITNIRNNNATGGDAHSTGTSLPLSYGRSFLFSIKAQIF
- a CDS encoding SusC/RagA family TonB-linked outer membrane protein, with product MVRKLLMLISLFVSIGMNAMAQTVSGRVSSAADGSDAPGVSVTVKGSTTATITDASGEYQISASPNSTLVFSAVGFITQEVPVNGRTVVNVSLAEDNTLLDEVVVTALGVARQQKSLGYATTTIKSADLIKVGNTNLASSLYGKAPGVRIATGPGGATSASNITIRGINSITGRNQPLIILDGVPIRSEEVSNNNYWDDQRQRGNGLNDINPEDIENLTILKGASAAALYGSEAVNGVVLITTKRAQQGKRGLNLDFNANYSVDQVAYLPRFQTVRGAGGPTILVNAGQDELGFIKYADGSRGLPETGVNFGALFDGQPIRSWDGQMRPYSAQPDGYKNLFQDAHNSNINVALSQANDFASFRFSLTRQDNEGVSLNAKNERNIANLNTSLNLSKAWKADITINYINQLTKNRPYSTDRMINNFTGMLGTFDNGLWYREKYQTSLGYRFVQGASGQSLTPNENIIYNGFRGDIADYMWRVYRHQSLEKSDRVLASLTNTFQILKDLNLRARVSTDFTGFNAEEKKATERPLAFGSSGEFVTQNNKYNILYGDLLLTYTKRFNDDFSMSIMGGYTATKSQNTFLSAGTNGGLSTENKFDLTSSVNDRLNVSLKRTNRLIDAVLGTVNFDYKGFAFIEGTIRRDRTSTMNPNNNSFVYPSVNASFVFSEALDMPSFVNYGKLRASWGIVGNYPDPYVANVAYDQRTLGSTQYTFIPVAMGNDGIRPERKHEFEIGLETRLADKVHLDVAYYNSQIVDQILPLTLPSSSGGTSVLTNIGTLRNKGIEVGINTNLITAKDYSLNLGINYAWNKNVVEKLTNDATELLHADYDGQAAQLKSVVGSAMGDLFVPPVAEAPDGQKIVRADGLYQLDATKWKKVGNTQPKGVGGISLDATYKNFFVNVMTDFRIGGYVMPTGINWMHSRGMTEESLKFMDKESGGLSYYIDASGKGVQTTANAGPNGEKVFHDGMLMEGVIQVVEDGVTKYLPNTNVISQALYYQRTYNWGGPQYGAARYELFIEEATYWKMRELSVGYNLPSKVASKLGASKINVSVYGRNLFFIYRKLKDLDPEVLTAGSRWSQTINNAGTNPATRGFGIMLRSTF